The Streptomyces aurantiacus genome includes a region encoding these proteins:
- the mqnE gene encoding aminofutalosine synthase MqnE gives MDVGLKRELEDKVRAGERLTREDGIALYESDDLAWLGGLAHEVRTRKNGDVVHFNINRHLNMTNVCTASCAYCSFQRKPGEKDAYTMRIEEAVRLAKAMEGDNLTELHIVNGLHPSLPWRYYPRSLSELKKALPNVSLKAFTATEIHHFETISGLSASEILDELIDAGLEALTGGGAEIFDWEVRQHIVDHRTHWEDWSRIHRLAHEKGLKTPCTMLYGHIEEPRHRVDHVLRLRELQDETGGFQVFIPLRYQHDFVDLKDGKVRNRLQARTQMATGAEALKTFAVSRLLFDNVPHVKVFWVMHGVQTAQLALQHGADDMDGSVVEYKITHDADNYGTPNKLTREDLLDLIRDAGFRPVERNTRYEIIREYEPAAADRRETPQPMRL, from the coding sequence ATGGATGTCGGGCTCAAGCGCGAGCTGGAGGACAAGGTCCGGGCCGGTGAGCGGCTGACCCGTGAGGACGGCATCGCGCTCTACGAGTCGGACGACCTGGCCTGGCTGGGCGGGCTCGCCCACGAGGTGCGCACCCGTAAGAACGGTGACGTCGTCCACTTCAACATCAACCGTCACCTCAACATGACGAACGTGTGCACCGCGTCCTGCGCCTACTGCTCGTTCCAGCGCAAGCCGGGCGAGAAGGACGCGTACACGATGCGCATCGAGGAGGCCGTCCGTCTCGCGAAGGCGATGGAGGGCGACAACCTCACCGAGCTGCACATCGTCAACGGCCTGCACCCGAGCCTGCCGTGGCGCTACTACCCGCGGTCGCTCAGTGAGCTGAAGAAGGCCCTTCCGAACGTCTCCCTGAAGGCGTTCACGGCCACGGAGATCCACCATTTCGAGACGATCTCGGGGCTCAGTGCCTCCGAGATCCTCGACGAGCTGATCGACGCCGGTCTCGAAGCCCTCACCGGCGGCGGCGCGGAGATCTTCGACTGGGAGGTCCGGCAGCACATCGTCGACCACCGCACCCACTGGGAGGACTGGTCGCGCATCCACCGCCTGGCGCACGAGAAGGGGCTCAAGACCCCGTGCACCATGCTCTACGGGCACATCGAGGAGCCGCGCCACCGCGTCGACCACGTCCTGCGGCTGCGTGAGCTCCAGGACGAGACCGGCGGCTTCCAGGTCTTCATCCCGCTGCGCTACCAGCACGACTTCGTGGACCTGAAGGACGGCAAGGTCCGCAACCGCCTCCAGGCGCGTACGCAGATGGCGACCGGCGCGGAGGCCCTGAAGACCTTCGCGGTCTCCCGGCTGCTCTTCGACAACGTCCCGCACGTCAAGGTCTTCTGGGTCATGCACGGCGTCCAGACCGCCCAGCTGGCACTCCAGCACGGCGCGGACGACATGGACGGCTCGGTCGTCGAGTACAAGATCACCCACGACGCCGACAACTACGGCACCCCGAACAAGCTGACCCGCGAGGACCTGCTCGACCTGATCCGCGACGCCGGCTTCCGCCCGGTCGAGCGGAACACGCGGTACGAGATCATCCGCGAGTACGAGCCCGCGGCGGCGGACCGCAGGGAGACACCGCAGCCGATGCGCCTCTGA
- a CDS encoding DUF4229 domain-containing protein, with protein MLRYTLMRLGIFVGCLVVVWGLVYSGVAPRGLGDSNGMWIVLLALLLSAPISFVALRKERDRASIRIVQRVDRVKSNLEANRSQEDAVVDEVARAQGRTS; from the coding sequence ATGCTCCGCTACACACTGATGCGCCTCGGTATCTTCGTGGGCTGCCTCGTGGTCGTCTGGGGCCTCGTCTACTCCGGCGTCGCCCCGCGCGGCCTCGGCGACTCGAACGGCATGTGGATCGTCCTGCTCGCCCTGCTGCTCTCGGCGCCCATCAGCTTCGTGGCCCTCCGCAAGGAGCGCGACCGCGCCTCGATCCGCATCGTGCAGCGCGTCGACCGCGTCAAGTCCAACCTGGAGGCCAACCGCAGCCAGGAGGACGCGGTGGTCGACGAGGTGGCACGGGCTCAGGGCCGGACGTCCTGA
- a CDS encoding Lrp/AsnC family transcriptional regulator, whose translation MDAVDRQLIQALRENGRASYAELGRLVGLSGPSVTDRINRLEAAGVITGYRATVDSASLGLGVTALIGISLSDAADHEDVARRMKDLNEIEDCWFIAGDDSFMLKVRAPDVDGLEKTIRRLSGTKGVSRTRTTIVLSTKWENRVGGLPEEEPGA comes from the coding sequence ATGGACGCGGTGGACAGGCAGCTCATCCAGGCTCTCCGGGAGAACGGCCGGGCCTCCTACGCGGAGCTGGGACGCCTCGTCGGACTGTCGGGACCCAGCGTCACCGACCGCATCAACCGCCTGGAGGCCGCCGGTGTCATCACCGGCTACCGCGCGACGGTCGACTCGGCCTCGCTCGGTCTGGGCGTCACCGCCCTCATCGGCATCTCGCTCTCCGACGCCGCCGACCACGAGGACGTGGCCCGCCGGATGAAGGACCTGAACGAGATCGAGGACTGCTGGTTCATCGCCGGTGACGACTCCTTCATGCTCAAGGTGCGGGCCCCCGACGTGGACGGCCTGGAGAAGACCATCCGACGGCTGTCGGGAACCAAGGGCGTCTCCCGGACCCGTACGACCATCGTGCTCTCCACGAAGTGGGAGAACCGGGTGGGCGGGCTGCCCGAGGAGGAGCCGGGGGCATAG
- a CDS encoding TetR/AcrR family transcriptional regulator translates to MGAVKSKRMPRAVREQQMLDAAVRTFGQRGYRAASMDEIADLAGVSKPLVYLYLNSKEDLFTACIRREAAALTAAVRAGVRPDLPADRQLWEGLGAFFTHTAQNPDGWAVLHLQARTHGEPFAAEVTSMREEIVAFVTQLIVVAAREAHRDPSLPEREVAGLAEALVGAAESLAAWANATPGVSARQAAATLMNFAWAGLGDLMEGRPWSEAPGAPPRP, encoded by the coding sequence ATGGGTGCAGTGAAGAGCAAACGGATGCCGCGTGCCGTGCGCGAGCAGCAGATGCTGGACGCCGCCGTGCGGACCTTCGGGCAGCGGGGCTACCGCGCCGCGTCGATGGACGAGATCGCCGACCTGGCGGGTGTCTCCAAGCCGTTGGTCTACCTGTACCTGAACTCCAAGGAAGACCTCTTCACCGCGTGCATCCGTCGTGAGGCGGCCGCCCTGACCGCGGCCGTACGCGCCGGAGTCCGGCCGGACCTGCCCGCCGACCGCCAACTCTGGGAAGGGCTGGGGGCGTTCTTCACCCACACCGCGCAGAACCCGGACGGCTGGGCGGTGTTGCACCTCCAGGCGCGTACGCACGGGGAGCCGTTCGCCGCCGAGGTCACCTCGATGCGCGAGGAGATCGTGGCCTTCGTCACCCAGCTGATCGTGGTCGCGGCCCGGGAGGCCCACCGGGACCCGTCCCTGCCCGAGCGGGAGGTCGCGGGCCTCGCGGAAGCCCTCGTCGGTGCCGCCGAGTCCCTCGCCGCCTGGGCCAACGCCACCCCCGGAGTGTCCGCCCGGCAGGCGGCCGCGACCCTGATGAACTTCGCCTGGGCCGGCCTGGGCGACCTGATGGAGGGCCGGCCCTGGTCGGAGGCCCCCGGAGCGCCGCCGAGACCCTGA
- a CDS encoding GNAT family N-acetyltransferase, translating into MALTFELDPSVGPALRDGIADLWADVSNAGGSVGFVPPVSREAIRPELVKHLVAMAEGRTRLLVGREEDGTVAATAFLTCNTHRLMTHWLWLYTVMVHPRQQGKGYGRDLLAAAADAARGMEGIEAIRLTCRGGEGLERFYGSCGYKEVGRVPDAIRTAPGDERDDITMLLSLSRIR; encoded by the coding sequence ATGGCCCTTACGTTCGAGCTCGACCCCTCCGTCGGCCCCGCCCTGCGGGACGGCATCGCCGACCTGTGGGCCGACGTGTCCAACGCGGGCGGCTCCGTCGGCTTCGTACCCCCCGTGTCGCGCGAGGCGATACGGCCGGAACTGGTGAAGCACCTCGTCGCGATGGCCGAGGGCCGCACGCGCCTGCTGGTCGGCCGCGAAGAGGACGGAACCGTCGCGGCGACCGCCTTCCTCACCTGCAACACCCACCGCCTGATGACGCACTGGCTGTGGCTCTACACGGTGATGGTGCACCCGAGGCAGCAGGGCAAGGGGTACGGCCGCGACCTCCTCGCGGCCGCCGCCGACGCCGCCCGCGGCATGGAGGGCATCGAGGCGATACGGCTCACCTGCCGCGGCGGCGAGGGCCTCGAACGGTTCTACGGGTCGTGCGGCTACAAGGAGGTCGGCCGTGTACCGGACGCGATCAGGACGGCGCCGGGCGATGAGCGGGACGACATCACGATGCTGCTGTCCCTGAGCCGCATCCGCTGA
- a CDS encoding UbiX family flavin prenyltransferase, with the protein MNAGESQRRPWIVGVSGASGTPYAAAVLRALLAAGESVDLVVSRASRLTLLDETGISFRDAHWQDDLREWLGRGADGKPGTFAVDVDDVRHWSAGDLAAGPSSGSYPVKGMLIVPASTACVAGVALGLSKDLLQRAASVTLKERRKLVVAVRETPLNGQTLRHLVTLDDAGATVLPASPAFYAGATHIQDLVDFVAGRVLDAAGVGHTLYRRWKGELGGGSRTT; encoded by the coding sequence GTGAACGCAGGGGAATCGCAGCGTCGGCCTTGGATCGTGGGGGTCTCCGGCGCGTCCGGAACGCCGTACGCGGCTGCCGTGCTGCGTGCGCTTCTCGCGGCCGGTGAGAGCGTCGACCTCGTCGTCTCGCGGGCCTCGCGGCTCACGCTGCTCGACGAGACCGGGATCTCCTTCCGGGACGCCCACTGGCAGGACGACCTGCGGGAGTGGCTCGGCCGGGGGGCCGACGGGAAGCCCGGCACGTTCGCGGTGGACGTCGACGACGTGCGGCACTGGAGCGCCGGGGACCTGGCGGCGGGGCCGTCCTCGGGGTCGTACCCGGTGAAGGGCATGCTGATCGTGCCCGCGTCCACGGCCTGTGTCGCCGGAGTCGCCCTCGGCCTCTCGAAGGACCTGCTGCAGCGGGCCGCGAGCGTCACGCTCAAGGAGCGGCGCAAGCTGGTCGTCGCCGTGCGGGAGACCCCGCTCAACGGGCAGACGCTGCGGCACCTGGTGACGCTCGACGACGCGGGCGCGACCGTGCTGCCGGCCTCCCCGGCGTTCTATGCGGGGGCCACGCACATCCAGGACCTGGTGGACTTCGTCGCCGGGCGGGTGCTGGACGCGGCGGGCGTCGGGCACACCCTCTACCGCCGCTGGAAGGGCGAACTCGGCGGCGGCTCCCGCACCACCTGA
- the mqnP gene encoding menaquinone biosynthesis prenyltransferase MqnP: MSSASAAIPQPGRTKAFLRLVMIEHSVFALPFAYTAALTAMFLTDGNIQWGRLLLVTIAMVGLRTFAMAANRIIDREIDARNPRTAHRELVTGAMTVKHAWTGALVALVFFLGAAALLNPLCLALAPIAVIPMVVYPYGKRFTNFPQAILGLAQAMGPIGGWLAITGEWSWDAVILGLAVGIWIGGFDLIYACQDVTTDREIGVRSVPARFGIPAAIWGARGCHAVTTGLFVWYALATGAGAFFWLGLVVVTAAFLYEHSIVRPHDLSRVNRAFFSVNGFIGIALFVCALLDLLVRGLTV, encoded by the coding sequence GTGAGCAGCGCATCAGCCGCGATCCCGCAGCCGGGGCGCACCAAGGCGTTCCTGCGCCTCGTCATGATCGAGCACTCCGTCTTCGCGCTGCCCTTCGCGTACACCGCGGCGCTGACGGCCATGTTCCTGACGGACGGGAACATCCAGTGGGGGCGGCTGCTGCTGGTGACGATCGCGATGGTGGGCCTGCGCACCTTCGCCATGGCCGCGAACCGGATCATCGACCGCGAGATCGACGCCCGCAACCCCCGTACCGCCCACCGCGAGCTGGTCACCGGCGCGATGACGGTGAAGCACGCGTGGACGGGCGCCCTCGTCGCCCTCGTCTTCTTCCTGGGCGCCGCGGCCCTGCTCAACCCGCTGTGCCTGGCCCTCGCGCCCATCGCCGTGATCCCGATGGTCGTGTACCCGTACGGCAAGCGGTTCACGAACTTCCCGCAGGCCATCCTGGGTCTCGCCCAGGCGATGGGCCCGATCGGCGGCTGGCTGGCCATCACCGGCGAGTGGTCGTGGGACGCGGTGATCCTGGGGCTCGCCGTCGGCATCTGGATCGGCGGATTCGACCTGATCTACGCCTGCCAGGACGTGACGACCGACCGGGAGATCGGCGTCAGGTCGGTGCCGGCGCGCTTCGGGATCCCGGCCGCGATCTGGGGGGCGAGGGGCTGCCACGCCGTGACCACTGGCCTCTTCGTCTGGTACGCGCTGGCCACCGGCGCGGGCGCCTTCTTCTGGCTCGGCCTGGTGGTCGTCACGGCCGCCTTCCTCTACGAGCACTCCATCGTCCGCCCGCACGACCTGTCCCGGGTGAACCGCGCCTTCTTCAGCGTCAACGGCTTCATCGGGATCGCCCTGTTCGTGTGCGCGTTGCTCGACCTGCTGGTTCGCGGTCTGACCGTGTGA